A single genomic interval of Nocardioides nitrophenolicus harbors:
- a CDS encoding ABC transporter ATP-binding protein has protein sequence MIELSGVRKTYTSGSVEFEALRGIDATIEEGEYVAVIGPSGSGKSTLMNLLGCLDVPTVGHYVLAGEDTAELDEAALAEIRNRRIGFVFQQFHLLPSMSAWRNVELPLVYAGVPRPERRERAIAALTKVGLADRVDNRPGELSGGQQQRVAVARALVTEPALLLADEPTGNLDSTSTRDVLGLFDELHESGRTIVLITHEQDVAGRARRNLVIDDGLITVDRLTSRVPA, from the coding sequence CTGATCGAGCTGTCCGGCGTACGCAAGACCTACACCTCGGGCAGTGTCGAGTTCGAGGCGCTGCGCGGCATCGACGCCACCATCGAGGAGGGCGAGTACGTCGCCGTGATCGGGCCGTCGGGCTCCGGCAAGTCGACGCTGATGAACCTGCTCGGCTGCCTCGACGTCCCGACCGTCGGCCACTACGTGCTCGCGGGGGAGGACACCGCCGAGCTCGACGAGGCGGCCCTCGCCGAGATCCGCAACCGCCGGATCGGCTTCGTGTTCCAGCAGTTCCACCTGCTGCCGTCGATGTCGGCCTGGCGCAACGTCGAGCTTCCTCTCGTGTACGCCGGCGTCCCGCGTCCGGAGCGCAGGGAGCGGGCGATCGCGGCGTTGACGAAGGTCGGTCTCGCCGACCGGGTCGACAACCGGCCGGGCGAGCTGTCCGGCGGTCAGCAGCAGCGGGTGGCGGTCGCGCGGGCCCTGGTCACCGAGCCCGCCCTGCTGCTGGCCGACGAGCCGACCGGCAACCTGGACTCGACCTCGACCCGCGACGTGCTGGGGCTCTTCGACGAGCTGCACGAGTCGGGGCGCACCATCGTCCTGATCACCCATGAGCAGGACGTCGCCGGCCGGGCCCGGCGCAACCTGGTCATCGACGACGGGCTGATCACCGTCGACCGCCTCACCTCGCGGGTCCCGGCATGA
- a CDS encoding ABC transporter permease: MSWWETVRSGLAAIRSHRLRSSLTVLGIVIGISSVILTVGLGQGAQKEVKDQIDALGSHLLIVSPGSTTSSSGIRGGFGSASTLTIADATALADPEAAPDVAGVAPVTTSSVSLVNGDTNWTTSLTGTTTAWPDVRSRELSAGRFFTAAEAAEGATVAVIGADTASELFGRQSPVGQQVTVNGTRVTVVGVLASSGASSSGSSEDDLAVVPVGTASRLTGSTSSSVSTIYVEAASEATLAAAYQEVQALLATRHGVTTADADFSIATQDSLVETANSTNRTFTVLLAGVAGISLLVGGIGVMNIMLVSVTERIREIGLRKALGAAPRIIRRQFLVEASLLGLTGGVVGVVIGIVGAQVLPHFIDQAVSVSLLATTAALATSLAMGVGFGVYPASRAARLTPIDALRSE, translated from the coding sequence ATGAGCTGGTGGGAGACGGTCCGCTCCGGACTGGCGGCGATCAGGTCGCACCGGCTGCGCTCCTCGCTCACCGTCCTCGGCATCGTCATCGGCATCTCGTCGGTCATCCTCACCGTCGGCCTGGGCCAGGGTGCGCAGAAGGAGGTCAAGGACCAGATCGACGCCCTCGGCTCCCACCTGCTGATCGTCTCGCCCGGCAGCACCACCAGCAGCTCCGGCATCCGTGGCGGCTTCGGTTCGGCGTCGACGCTGACCATCGCCGACGCCACCGCGCTCGCGGACCCGGAGGCGGCGCCCGACGTGGCGGGAGTGGCGCCCGTGACGACCAGCTCGGTGTCCCTCGTCAACGGTGACACGAACTGGACCACCTCCCTCACCGGCACCACGACCGCCTGGCCGGACGTGCGCAGCAGAGAGCTGAGCGCCGGCCGGTTCTTCACCGCGGCCGAGGCCGCCGAGGGCGCCACGGTGGCCGTGATCGGCGCCGACACCGCCTCGGAGCTCTTCGGCCGGCAGAGCCCCGTCGGGCAGCAGGTCACCGTCAACGGCACCCGGGTCACGGTCGTGGGCGTGCTCGCCTCCTCGGGCGCCTCCTCCTCGGGGTCGAGCGAGGACGACCTGGCCGTCGTACCCGTCGGGACGGCGAGCCGGCTGACCGGCAGCACCTCCAGCTCGGTGTCGACCATCTACGTCGAGGCCGCGAGCGAGGCCACCCTGGCGGCGGCGTACCAGGAGGTGCAGGCGCTGCTCGCGACCCGGCACGGCGTGACCACCGCGGACGCCGACTTCTCGATCGCGACCCAGGACTCGCTGGTCGAGACGGCGAACTCCACCAACCGGACGTTCACCGTGCTGCTCGCCGGCGTCGCCGGCATCTCGCTGCTCGTCGGCGGGATCGGCGTCATGAACATCATGCTCGTCTCCGTCACCGAGCGGATCCGCGAGATCGGCCTGCGCAAGGCGCTGGGCGCGGCACCGCGCATCATCCGGCGCCAGTTCCTCGTCGAGGCCTCGCTGTTGGGCCTGACCGGCGGTGTCGTCGGTGTCGTGATCGGCATCGTCGGCGCCCAGGTCCTCCCGCACTTCATCGACCAGGCCGTCTCGGTGTCGCTGCTCGCGACCACGGCCGCCCTCGCGACCTCGCTCGCGATGGGTGTCGGCTTCGGCGTCTACCCGGCGAGCCGGGCCGCCCGGCTGACGCCGATCGACGCGTTGCGCAGCGAATGA
- a CDS encoding DUF5666 domain-containing protein: MTLSPLTRRTARPLAVVAAGTALAAVLTGCGDDSTAATDVAGAPSAQSAQSGGPNGGPGGGLPGTFGLIAAVNGDVLQVRGQGQSAGQTAVTVTDATTITDQAAGTLADVTTGVCVVVRTADGDVTGNADSAPTAVTAASVSVTAAADDGSCTGGFGGPGGGEPPSGMPTDLPSDLPSDFPTDGSGMPGGRPGGFGTVGEVTSVSDSGFVVEGRDGDVTVTVDGATTYTHQVAADASALTTGRCVRVEGDADSAGAVTATAIAVSDAVNDQCGR, translated from the coding sequence ATGACCCTCTCGCCCCTCACCCGGCGTACCGCCCGCCCACTGGCCGTCGTCGCCGCCGGCACCGCGCTCGCCGCGGTGCTGACCGGCTGCGGCGACGACTCGACCGCCGCCACCGACGTGGCCGGCGCCCCCAGCGCCCAGAGCGCCCAGAGCGGCGGCCCGAACGGCGGACCCGGCGGCGGGCTGCCCGGCACCTTCGGGCTGATCGCCGCCGTGAACGGCGACGTGCTGCAGGTCCGCGGCCAGGGGCAGAGCGCCGGCCAGACCGCCGTCACCGTCACCGACGCCACCACGATCACCGACCAGGCGGCCGGCACCCTCGCCGACGTCACCACCGGCGTCTGCGTCGTGGTCCGGACGGCGGACGGCGACGTCACCGGGAACGCAGACAGCGCCCCCACCGCGGTCACCGCGGCCTCGGTCTCGGTGACCGCGGCCGCCGACGACGGCAGCTGCACCGGTGGCTTCGGCGGTCCGGGCGGCGGCGAGCCGCCCAGCGGCATGCCGACGGACCTGCCGAGCGACCTGCCCTCCGACTTCCCGACCGACGGCTCCGGCATGCCCGGCGGCCGGCCCGGTGGCTTCGGCACCGTCGGCGAGGTGACGTCCGTCAGCGACAGCGGCTTCGTGGTCGAGGGAAGGGACGGCGACGTCACGGTCACCGTCGACGGCGCCACGACCTACACCCACCAGGTCGCCGCCGACGCCTCGGCCCTCACGACGGGCCGCTGCGTGCGGGTCGAGGGCGATGCGGACAGCGCCGGCGCGGTCACCGCGACGGCGATCGCGGTCAGTGACGCGGTGAACGACCAGTGCGGGCGCTGA
- a CDS encoding HlyD family efflux transporter periplasmic adaptor subunit: protein MRALRTPRRVVVPLAVLALAGTGWAAYGATGDDAVSYRTVTARTGDVEQTLDLSGVIGASGRSDLAFGTSGEVARVPVSVGDEVAQGQVIAVLDRAALRSAVDQAKSDLAGAKAQLADDEEAQTTSVATAASTPTSTATSTPSGSSAGKSPGSSGASPTKAATPTAADPDLTALAAQQDAVTSAQSAASSALERSTAALATQEQACQAAATPAAAPDDPSGEPTDDPTEDPGGSGGSGGSGVDEACAKALAAVQSAQSATADAQQALQDAIATLTTTLTAALGDLTSSAAAASGPGAASDTGGADASAPSGSGAAPSGSSSDTSGSSATASGDPGGTRTVTAATLAADQASIDKAKSDLASARADLRAAVVRAPAAGTVTSLSVSAGDSVSSGDAVAVVVAPGVTTVSLEVSEAQAAQLTTGTAVDVTPAGAAEPLAGSLSRISNVPTSTDSTSDPTYAVDITLDEHDLGLPEGLPASVEVVVGSASDAVTVPASAVSDGTVTTLVDGRAERVRVTTGIVGGTEIEIVDGIEAGAEVVLADLDADLPSGDSQDQRGFGGGFGGGFGGSFGGGGTGGPPVVMVR from the coding sequence GTGCGGGCGCTGAGGACGCCGCGCCGGGTCGTCGTACCGCTCGCGGTCCTGGCGCTCGCCGGCACCGGCTGGGCGGCGTACGGCGCCACCGGCGACGACGCCGTGTCCTATCGCACCGTCACCGCGCGCACCGGCGACGTCGAGCAGACCCTCGACCTGTCCGGCGTCATCGGCGCGAGCGGTCGCTCCGACCTGGCGTTCGGCACCTCCGGCGAGGTCGCCCGGGTACCGGTCTCCGTCGGCGACGAGGTCGCGCAGGGCCAGGTGATCGCGGTTCTGGACCGCGCCGCGCTGCGCTCCGCCGTCGACCAGGCGAAGTCCGACCTCGCCGGCGCCAAGGCCCAGCTGGCCGACGACGAGGAGGCGCAGACCACCTCGGTGGCGACGGCCGCGAGCACCCCGACGAGCACCGCGACGAGCACGCCGTCGGGCTCGTCGGCCGGGAAGTCCCCGGGCTCGTCGGGCGCGTCGCCGACGAAGGCCGCCACCCCGACCGCGGCGGACCCGGACCTGACCGCACTCGCGGCGCAGCAGGACGCGGTGACGAGCGCGCAGTCGGCCGCCAGCAGCGCGCTGGAGAGGTCGACCGCCGCCCTCGCCACCCAGGAGCAGGCCTGCCAGGCGGCCGCGACCCCGGCCGCCGCCCCCGACGACCCGAGCGGCGAGCCGACCGACGACCCGACCGAGGACCCGGGCGGGTCCGGCGGGTCCGGCGGGTCCGGCGTGGACGAGGCGTGCGCGAAGGCGCTCGCCGCGGTGCAGTCCGCCCAGTCCGCCACGGCGGACGCCCAGCAGGCGCTCCAGGACGCCATCGCCACGCTCACCACGACCCTGACCGCCGCCCTCGGCGACCTGACGAGCAGCGCGGCGGCCGCGAGCGGTCCCGGCGCCGCGAGCGACACCGGCGGCGCCGACGCGTCCGCGCCCTCCGGCTCGGGCGCCGCACCCAGCGGCTCCTCGTCCGACACGTCGGGCTCGTCCGCCACTGCCTCGGGAGACCCGGGCGGCACGCGCACCGTCACCGCCGCCACGCTGGCCGCCGACCAGGCGTCCATCGACAAGGCGAAGTCCGACCTCGCCTCCGCGCGCGCCGACCTCCGCGCGGCGGTGGTCCGGGCCCCGGCCGCCGGCACCGTCACCTCGCTCTCGGTCTCCGCGGGCGACTCGGTGTCGTCGGGGGACGCCGTCGCGGTGGTCGTCGCACCGGGCGTGACCACGGTGTCCCTGGAGGTGTCGGAGGCGCAGGCCGCTCAGCTCACGACGGGCACGGCGGTGGACGTCACGCCCGCGGGTGCGGCCGAACCGCTCGCGGGGTCGCTCAGCCGGATCTCGAACGTCCCGACGAGCACGGACTCCACCTCCGACCCGACGTACGCCGTCGACATCACCCTCGACGAGCACGACCTCGGTCTTCCCGAGGGCCTGCCCGCGTCGGTGGAGGTGGTCGTGGGCAGTGCGAGCGACGCGGTGACCGTGCCCGCCTCCGCGGTCAGCGACGGCACCGTGACGACCCTGGTCGACGGCCGGGCGGAGCGGGTGCGGGTCACGACCGGCATCGTCGGCGGTACCGAGATCGAGATCGTCGACGGGATCGAGGCCGGTGCCGAGGTGGTGCTCGCGGATCTCGACGCCGACCTGCCGAGCGGGGACAGCCAGGACCAGCGCGGCTTCGGCGGCGGCTTCGGAGGCGGCTTCGGGGGCAGCTTCGGCGGTGGCGGCACCGGCGGGCCACCGGTCGTGATGGTGCGGTGA
- a CDS encoding phosphotransferase has translation MTTTTWTSAEWATDEFAGDLRAFLADALGVVDRVDVVAVRPWSALWRVAAAGRTSYVKQNCPGQAHEARLMARLARLVPDHVVPVLAADPVRDLLLTADLGPTVHDRGGAGDPAVWTRIAADSADLQRRLVGALDDQHLTVLAPADATTYVADAVGRLAALPPTDPRRLAPEVAVLLEALLPTVDRWSDRVEDLGLPLTLLHNDLHAENVVLAPDGGLRFFDFGDAVVGDPLAGLYVPLAMARESLGVPADDPLLWRIADAALEVWSDLASPADLRAALPAALQLGRIARVESWRRCVVTMTPQERAEFGSAPAARLASLLDPPPLGGRAALG, from the coding sequence GTGACGACGACGACCTGGACGAGCGCGGAGTGGGCGACCGACGAGTTCGCCGGCGACCTCCGCGCGTTCCTGGCCGACGCGCTCGGCGTCGTCGACCGGGTCGACGTGGTCGCCGTGCGGCCCTGGTCGGCGCTGTGGCGGGTCGCCGCGGCCGGGCGCACGTCGTACGTCAAGCAGAACTGTCCGGGCCAGGCCCACGAGGCCAGGCTGATGGCCCGGCTGGCGCGGCTCGTCCCCGACCACGTCGTCCCGGTCCTGGCGGCCGATCCCGTGCGCGACCTGCTGCTGACCGCCGATCTCGGCCCGACCGTCCACGACCGCGGGGGAGCGGGCGATCCCGCCGTCTGGACGCGGATCGCCGCCGACTCGGCCGACCTCCAACGCCGGCTCGTCGGTGCTCTCGACGACCAGCACCTCACCGTGCTCGCCCCCGCCGACGCCACGACGTACGTCGCCGACGCGGTGGGCCGCCTCGCCGCCCTGCCCCCGACCGATCCCCGCCGGCTCGCCCCCGAGGTCGCGGTCCTGCTCGAGGCGCTGCTCCCGACGGTGGATCGCTGGTCCGACCGGGTCGAGGACCTCGGCCTCCCGCTCACCCTGCTTCACAACGACCTGCACGCCGAGAACGTCGTCCTGGCCCCCGACGGCGGGCTGCGCTTCTTCGACTTCGGCGACGCCGTCGTCGGCGACCCGCTCGCCGGCCTCTACGTCCCCCTCGCCATGGCCCGCGAGTCGCTCGGCGTCCCCGCCGACGACCCGCTCCTGTGGCGGATCGCCGACGCCGCGCTCGAGGTGTGGTCCGACCTCGCCAGCCCCGCCGACCTGCGGGCCGCGCTCCCCGCCGCCCTCCAGCTCGGCCGCATCGCCCGGGTCGAGTCCTGGCGTCGCTGCGTGGTCACCATGACCCCCCAGGAGCGGGCCGAGTTCGGCTCCGCGCCCGCCGCGCGCCTGGCGTCGCTGCTCGACCCGCCGCCGCTCGGCGGGCGCGCCGCACTAGGGTGA
- a CDS encoding PIG-L deacetylase family protein, with the protein MAEKPTPLEPLDESWERALCVVAHPDDMEFGAAAAVARWTGQGKSVVYCMVTSGEAGIDGLDPDACREVREAEQVASARIVGVDVVDFLRQPDGVLEYGVAMRALIAAEVRRHRPDIVVTGNFRDTWGGRNLNQADHIAVGRAVVDAVRDAGNRWVFADQLGGADGLEPWGGVR; encoded by the coding sequence ATGGCCGAGAAACCGACCCCCTTGGAGCCGCTCGACGAGAGCTGGGAGCGCGCCCTGTGCGTCGTCGCGCACCCCGACGACATGGAGTTCGGCGCCGCCGCCGCGGTGGCGCGCTGGACCGGACAGGGCAAGAGCGTCGTCTACTGCATGGTCACCAGCGGCGAGGCCGGCATCGACGGCCTCGACCCGGACGCGTGCCGCGAGGTGCGCGAGGCCGAGCAGGTCGCGTCCGCACGGATCGTCGGCGTCGACGTCGTCGACTTCCTGCGCCAGCCCGACGGCGTCCTGGAGTACGGCGTCGCAATGCGCGCGCTGATCGCCGCCGAGGTCCGTCGTCACCGGCCCGACATCGTGGTCACCGGCAACTTCCGCGATACCTGGGGCGGGCGCAACCTCAACCAGGCCGACCACATCGCGGTGGGGCGGGCGGTGGTGGACGCCGTACGGGACGCGGGGAACCGCTGGGTGTTCGCCGACCAGCTCGGCGGCGCGGACGGGCTCGAGCCTTGGGGCGGCGTACGCTAG
- a CDS encoding DUF72 domain-containing protein — protein sequence MGTIRVGTSGWSYASWRGDFYPKGLVQRHELGYLAERLTTIEVNGSFYALQRPSTYHRWRDETPDDFVLAVKGGRFITHLKRLRDVEEGLARFFGSGVLDLGAKLGPVLWQLPASLPYDADLMGSFYRLLPAGVRHVVEFRHRSFCVDEAFAQMREHGIGCVVSDSPGRWPMAEVVTSDVVYVRLHGHTELYASGYAARSLDRWAAKCRRWAERADVFVYFDNDARGRAPHDAVALRERVDG from the coding sequence ATGGGCACGATCCGGGTCGGCACGTCGGGGTGGTCCTACGCGTCGTGGCGCGGCGACTTCTACCCGAAGGGGCTCGTCCAGCGCCACGAGCTGGGCTATCTCGCCGAACGCCTCACCACGATCGAGGTGAACGGCTCGTTCTACGCGCTGCAGCGGCCCTCGACGTACCACCGGTGGCGCGACGAGACGCCCGACGACTTCGTGCTGGCCGTCAAGGGCGGCCGGTTCATCACCCACCTCAAGCGGCTGCGTGACGTCGAGGAGGGCCTGGCCCGCTTCTTCGGCTCGGGCGTGCTCGACCTCGGAGCGAAGCTCGGGCCGGTGCTGTGGCAGCTGCCCGCCTCGCTGCCGTACGACGCCGACCTGATGGGCTCGTTCTACCGGTTGCTGCCCGCCGGCGTGCGCCACGTGGTCGAGTTCCGGCACCGCAGCTTCTGCGTCGACGAGGCGTTCGCGCAGATGCGGGAGCACGGGATCGGCTGCGTCGTCTCGGACTCCCCCGGTCGCTGGCCGATGGCCGAGGTGGTGACCAGCGACGTCGTGTACGTGCGGCTGCACGGCCACACCGAGCTGTACGCCAGCGGATATGCGGCCCGGTCGTTGGACAGGTGGGCCGCGAAGTGCCGGCGCTGGGCCGAGCGAGCCGACGTGTTCGTCTACTTCGACAACGACGCCCGCGGGCGCGCACCCCACGACGCCGTGGCGCTGCGCGAGCGCGTCGACGGGTGA
- a CDS encoding serine/threonine-protein kinase — protein MTNQRIAGRYTVQQEIGRGAHGAVWAAYDEVLGRTVALKRLGPTAGEGDEAVRAEREARLAAQLGHPHVVAVYDLVTEADGAWLVMELVEGPSLSAVVRDAALSPDEAAGLLAPIADALAQAHELGIVHRDVKPSNILSGPDGAKLTDFGIARGSDDATLTRTGLVTGSPAYLAPEVAMGGHATPASDVWSLGATLAHLLSGRPPYHRDDLDNGPLAVVYRIAHEDPPVVAGAGWLAPLLARTMSKDPLARPTMVEVRDQLARTADVAEHTAMLPAVPPARRSVGRIAVAVAALVVVLLGAAVLAFRSGDDEAPTARETPTASTPTGPAVTPSAPTAAEMEAFARDYVTTASTDPARGFALLTPAYQANSPDYAGFWGRVKNPTILDISADPTRMTVTYRYSYVLKGEGRRTEKVTLFLVADQGKLLIDNATSG, from the coding sequence ATGACCAACCAACGGATCGCGGGGCGCTACACCGTCCAGCAGGAGATCGGGCGCGGTGCCCATGGTGCCGTCTGGGCCGCGTACGACGAGGTGCTCGGCCGCACGGTCGCGCTCAAGCGACTCGGTCCCACGGCCGGCGAGGGTGACGAGGCGGTGCGGGCCGAGCGGGAGGCGCGGCTCGCCGCGCAGCTCGGGCACCCGCACGTGGTCGCGGTCTACGACCTGGTGACCGAGGCCGACGGCGCCTGGCTGGTGATGGAGCTGGTCGAGGGCCCGTCGCTGTCGGCCGTGGTGCGCGACGCCGCCCTCTCCCCCGACGAGGCGGCCGGGCTGCTGGCGCCGATCGCGGACGCGCTGGCCCAGGCCCACGAGCTCGGCATCGTGCACCGCGACGTGAAGCCGTCGAACATCCTCAGCGGACCCGACGGCGCGAAGCTGACCGACTTCGGCATCGCCCGCGGCTCCGACGACGCGACGCTGACCCGCACCGGACTGGTGACCGGCTCCCCCGCCTACCTGGCGCCCGAGGTCGCGATGGGCGGCCACGCCACGCCGGCGAGCGACGTCTGGTCGCTCGGCGCGACCCTGGCGCACCTGCTGAGCGGGCGGCCGCCGTACCACCGCGACGACCTCGACAACGGTCCCCTGGCGGTGGTGTACCGGATCGCCCACGAGGATCCGCCGGTCGTGGCCGGCGCCGGCTGGCTGGCGCCGCTGCTGGCCCGCACCATGTCGAAGGACCCGCTGGCGCGCCCGACGATGGTCGAGGTGCGTGACCAGCTCGCCCGCACCGCCGACGTGGCCGAGCACACCGCGATGCTGCCCGCCGTGCCTCCGGCGCGCCGCTCCGTCGGGAGGATCGCGGTCGCGGTCGCGGCCCTGGTGGTCGTGCTGCTGGGTGCGGCCGTCCTTGCCTTCCGGTCCGGCGACGACGAGGCGCCGACCGCGCGCGAGACGCCGACCGCGAGCACGCCGACCGGGCCGGCGGTGACGCCGAGCGCGCCGACGGCGGCCGAGATGGAGGCCTTCGCCCGCGACTACGTCACCACCGCGAGCACCGACCCAGCGCGAGGGTTCGCGCTGTTGACGCCGGCGTACCAGGCGAACAGCCCCGACTACGCCGGGTTCTGGGGCAGGGTGAAGAACCCCACGATCCTCGACATCTCCGCCGACCCCACGCGGATGACCGTCACGTACCGCTACTCCTACGTGCTCAAGGGCGAGGGACGGCGCACCGAGAAGGTCACCCTGTTCCTGGTCGCGGACCAGGGAAAGCTCCTGATCGACAACGCCACGTCTGGGTAG
- the tyrS gene encoding tyrosine--tRNA ligase, whose protein sequence is MSVDTTLLDDLEWRGLLAESTDRDALRTALSGGSVRFYVGFDPTAPSLHMGNLVQIVTAMRLQRAGHTPFALVGGATGMIGDPRDSGERTLNSLDTVQEWTARVRGQIEPFLSFEGENAATMVNNHDWTEGLSVIDFLRDIGKHFPVNRMLARETVKRRLESGISYTEFSYVLLQSMDFLTLYRERGVTLQFGGSDQWGNLTGGVELIRRAESGTAHAFATPLITKADGTKYGKTEGGALWLDADMMPPYAFHQFWLNVEDEKVGELLRVFTFLPRAEIEELEARHAEKPFLREAQKVLADEVTTLVHGADETANAKAAAEALFGGGDVTRLSGPTLAAALGEAGTVEVDGSAGIPDIVELLTLTGLAKSKGEARRTIAEGGAYLNNVRVDDAEQVPTAADLIGSSWLVLRRGKKRFAGVRVR, encoded by the coding sequence GTGTCCGTCGACACCACGCTTCTGGACGACCTCGAGTGGCGCGGCCTGCTGGCCGAGTCCACCGATCGCGACGCGCTGCGCACAGCGCTGAGCGGCGGGAGCGTCCGGTTCTATGTGGGCTTCGACCCGACCGCGCCGAGCCTCCACATGGGCAACCTGGTCCAGATCGTCACCGCGATGCGCCTCCAGCGCGCCGGGCACACCCCCTTCGCGCTCGTCGGCGGCGCCACGGGCATGATCGGCGACCCCCGCGACTCGGGGGAGCGCACGCTCAACTCGCTCGACACCGTCCAGGAGTGGACCGCGCGGGTGCGCGGCCAGATCGAGCCGTTCCTCTCCTTCGAGGGCGAGAACGCCGCGACCATGGTCAACAACCATGACTGGACCGAGGGCCTGTCGGTCATCGACTTCCTCCGCGACATCGGCAAGCACTTCCCGGTCAACCGGATGCTCGCGCGCGAGACCGTGAAGCGCCGTCTCGAGTCCGGCATCAGCTACACCGAGTTCTCCTACGTGCTCTTGCAGTCCATGGACTTCCTGACCCTCTACCGCGAGCGGGGGGTCACGCTGCAGTTCGGCGGCTCCGACCAGTGGGGCAATCTCACCGGCGGCGTCGAGCTGATCCGGCGCGCCGAGAGCGGCACCGCCCATGCCTTCGCCACGCCGCTGATCACCAAGGCCGACGGCACCAAGTACGGCAAGACCGAGGGCGGCGCGCTGTGGCTGGACGCGGACATGATGCCGCCGTACGCCTTCCACCAGTTCTGGCTCAACGTCGAGGACGAGAAGGTGGGCGAGCTGCTGCGGGTGTTCACCTTCCTCCCGCGCGCGGAGATCGAGGAGCTCGAGGCGCGCCACGCGGAGAAGCCCTTCCTGCGTGAGGCCCAGAAGGTGCTGGCCGACGAGGTCACCACCCTGGTCCACGGCGCCGACGAGACCGCAAACGCGAAGGCGGCCGCCGAGGCGCTGTTCGGTGGCGGCGACGTCACCCGGCTCTCCGGCCCGACGCTCGCCGCCGCCCTGGGCGAGGCCGGCACGGTCGAGGTCGACGGCAGCGCCGGCATCCCCGACATCGTCGAGCTGCTGACCCTGACGGGGCTGGCGAAGTCCAAGGGGGAGGCCCGGCGCACCATCGCGGAGGGCGGCGCGTACCTCAACAACGTGCGGGTCGACGACGCCGAGCAGGTGCCGACCGCGGCCGACCTGATCGGCTCGTCGTGGCTGGTGCTGCGACGCGGCAAGAAGCGCTTCGCCGGCGTACGGGTGCGCTGA